In Solanum stenotomum isolate F172 chromosome 6, ASM1918654v1, whole genome shotgun sequence, one DNA window encodes the following:
- the LOC125867063 gene encoding probable sulfate transporter 4.2: MDRTYASPSSQNLTAITTNSVDFASSSSPSPTSMSTGGSRAVKIIQLEHPSATASSSSATASASASVVSKWKARMKGMTWKEWIELFFPCYRWMRTYKVREYLQSDLMAGITVGIMLVPQSMSYAKLAGLQPIYGLYSGFIPIFVYTIFGSSRQLAIGPVALTSLLVSNVLSSIVEPSDKLYTELAILLALMVGILECIMALLRLGWIIRFISHSVISGFTTASAFVIALSQAKYFLGYEIERSSKIIPLVESIISGVDKFSWPPFIMGSLMLAILLTMKHLGKTRKYLRFLRAAGPLTAVVLGTAFVKIYHPPSISLVGDIPQGLPKFSVPKQFGHVKSLIPTTVLITGVAILESVGIAKALAAKNGYELDSNQELFGLGVANICGSFFSIYPTTGSFSRSAVNHESGAKTGLSGLVMGIIMGCALLFLTPVFEYIPQCALAAIVISAVIGLVDYDEAKFLWRVDKKDFLLWTITCMTTLLLGIEIGVLVGVGVSLAFVIHESANPHIAVLGRLPGTTIYRNTQQYPEAYTYNGIVIVRIDAPIYFANTSYIKDRLRDYEIEKEESKGRGPEVSRIHFVILEMAPVTYIDSSAVQALKELHQEYKSRDIQLAISNPNREVLLTLAKAGVIDLIGKEWYFVRVHDAVQVCLQHVQRLTEFPKAHDSLAENKPSLFQRLLNQRKDDFFQPELESGVHESLLSKDTNPQLEPLLSKKT, from the exons ATGGACAGAACCTACGCTTCTCCGAGCTCCCAAAACCTTACGGCTATAACAACTAATTCTGTAGATTTCgcttcatcttcttctccttctccaaCTTCCATGTCGACCGGCGGTAGCCGTGCCGTGAAAATCATCCAGCTGGAGCATCCGTCTGCTACGGCATCGTCGTCGTCGGCGACGGCGTCTGCTTCGGCATCTGTTGTATCGAAATGGAAGGCGAGGATGAAGGGGATGACATGGAAGGAATGGATTGAGCTATTTTTTCCTTGTTATCGTTGGATGCGAACGTATAAAGTGCGTGAGTACTTGCAATCTGATCTCATGGCTGGTATCACAGTCGGTATCATGCTTGTTCCTcag TCGATGTCCTATGCAAAGCTGGCAGGGCTTCAACCCATATATGGACTTT ATTCTGGTTTCATCCCTATATTTGTCTACACCATATTTGGGTCATCTCGTCAGCTTGCAATTGGTCCAGTTGCATTGACGTCCCTTCTAGTCTCAAATGTCTTGAGCAGCATAGTTGAACCATCAGACAAGTTATACACAGAGCTCGCTATACTATTAGCACTTATGGTTGGCATCTTGGAATGCATAATGGCGCTGTTACG GCTTGGATGGATCATACGTTTCATCAGCCACTCTGTGATATCTGGTTTTACAACCGCCTCCGCTTTTGTCATTGCCTTGTCCCAAGCAAAGTATTTCTTGGGATATGAAATAGAACGGAGCAGCAAAATTATACCTCTAGTCGAAAGTATAATTTCTGGAGTAGATAAG ttCTCATGGCCTCCTTTTATTATGGGCTCACTGATGCTAGCTATTCTTCTGACCATGAAGCACCTG GGAAAAACAAGGAAGTACTTGCGGTTTCTGCGTGCTGCTGGTCCCCTCACAGCTGTTGTTCTGGGTACAGCTTTTGTGAAAATCTATCATCCACCTTCAATTTCGTTG GTGGGAGATATACCTCAGGGGCTGCCAAAATTTTCTGTACCAAAGCAATTCGGTCATGTAAAGTCTTTGATCCCTACTACAGTTCTTATTACTGGTGTGGCTATCCTG GAATCAGTGGGGATTGCTAAGGCACTGGCAGCAAAGAATGGATATGAGTTGGATTCAAATCAAGAG TTATTTGGTCTTGGGGTGGCCAACATTTGTGGCTCATTCTTTTCAATTTACCCTACAACAG GCTCTTTTTCTAGATCAGCTGTAAATCATGAAAGTGGAGCGAAAACGGGCTTATCAGGGCTTGTGATGGGAATTATAATGGGTTGTGCACTATTATTCTTGACTCCTGTATTTGAATACATACCTCAG TGTGCTTTGGCTGCGATTGTGATATCTGCTGTAATTGGACTG gTGGATTATGACGAGGCTAAATTTTTGTGGCGTGTTGACAAAAAAGATTTTCTGTTATGGACTATTACTTGCATGACAACCTTGCTTCTAGGCATAGAGATTGGTGTCCTTGTTGGG GTTGGCGTGTCACTTGCTTTTGTTATCCATGAATCAGCAAATCCGCATATTG CTGTCTTGGGGCGTCTTCCTGGAACTACTATTTACAGAAATACTCAACAATACCCCGAAGCATATACATATAATGGTATTGTGATTGTTCGAATTGATGCACCTATATACTTTGCCAACACAAGTTACATAAAGGACAG GTTACGGGAttatgaaattgaaaaagaggaaTCTAAAGGTCGGGGACCAGAAGTTTCAAGAATTCATTTTGTGATCCTTGAGATGGCCC CTGTTACGTATATAGACTCCAGTGCTGTTCAAGCTCTGAAAGAGCTCCATCAGGAATATAAATCGCGAGACATTCAG CTAGCCATTTCCAATCCCAACCGCGAAGTGCTACTGACCCTAGCTAAAGCTGGTGTGATTGATCTGATTGGCAAGGAGTGGTACTTTGTTCGAGTTCATGATGCAGTGCAAGTTTGTCTTCAGCATGTTCAGCGGTTAACAGAATTTCCAAAGGCACACGACTCTCTGGCAGAAAACAAACCAAGCTTGTTCCAGAGGCTACTCAATCAAAGGAAAGACGATTTTTTTCAACCTGAACTCGAATCTGGTGTCCACGAATCTCTTCTTTCCAAGGACACCAATCCTCAACTCGAGCCACTCCTGTCAAAAAAGACATGA